CTTGGTTGCATGATATTTTTAATCTTCATCCTACGGGATGTTAATAAAATTTTGTCTTCCAATTATTatgatcttttttctcttttataattattatgttCCTCATGATGCAAGGATTGCACTTTGATTTTCAGGTCCTTAATGAGACAAGTTTATGGTGGTTCAATAAGACTCAACATATTACTCCAAATGCTGTGGTTTCTGCTCCAGATAGTAATGTGACAATTGCAAAAAGGTGCTCAGTGTTCCCAGTTGAATTTGTTGGTGAGACATTACCTGCTCTATAATTCATTTAATTGACACTATGTTTTTCTTTGGTTTAATGTTTTCTTTATAATTCATTTAATTGACACTATGTTTTCTCTTAATAATTCATTTAATTGGTCAAATGTAGACACAATATGATGGATTGATATTTTCAGTCCAAGTGAAAATGAACAACAATCAGCACAGTTGCAGTATCTTGTGATTCTCATTTTGGCTTCTGGTCTTAGAAGATTAGTTAGATTCTTCTTCTGCTGACTTTGGCCTATAAAATCTTTAACACCAAAGCACCAATCCATGTCCTATAGACCTTTTTTGTAAAGTAGTTTgtgcaattatcatgcttataATGCTCAATGAACTTGCTTTACTTGCATTTTTTCCCTTCATTTTCTGGTGCATGTTTGCAGTAAGAGGTTTTGTGACTGGAAGCACTGATACATCACTGTGGACAGTCTATAATAAGGGTGTGAGGAACTATTGTGGCAATGTACTTCCTGAAGGTATATTTATTGGCCAGTATCTACTTGTGTGTAGCTACATTCAGGTAATCTTTGTTCTCTTCACATATTGCAGGAATGGTAAAGAATCAGAGGCTACCTGCCAATATTCTTACTCCTACGACAAAAGCTGTGGATCATGATGTTCCTGTGTCACCTGATGAGGTTTGTCCCAACTGATTGTTCTTAATAGATAGCACTGTTCTGAATCCGTCAATTGTACTATCCCAAGTTAAATTGCATATTATACCATTGCTTCACAGAAACTCCAACTAACTTTGTTTTCAAAATTTGTCCAAGACGTCCTCTTCTTGGCAATCCTCTCATGCTAAATTATTACAGAAGTTGCTCATTGATAATCATGTAATTTGTAAACTTTTTTGCTTCCCAGCTTGTTGAGATACTTTGAACTACAGGATCTGTGAAGTTTACTGAAATTGCTGTTAATTTCAATAATGTTCTCCTTTTTTGAAACAAATAAGAGATGATGGTCATGTAAATAACTAAATTAAAATGCACTGATCTTTTTTTCCTAAATTCATAGTTTTTATTCTTGATCTGGGCCTCCGGAGTGTCACAGAGATTGCAGGAAAATTGTTGGGACTGTCAACTACGGTCTGTGTTTTAAATGACCCTGGGCTTATCATGTTCCTTCAGATTGCTCATCCTTGTTGGGTCATTTTGTCAATCTTGTAATCCTCCACTTCCTATTTACTCCTCTAGTTAATTTGCACCAATGAATGAACAAAATTTATCATGAAGCTACAAGTTGGATTTGAATTGCTAAATGAGATGATTTGGAAGTCTTGTTGCTTAGCTTCTATTTATGTGTTGCTGGTTATGTCCAGATTATTCAGCTGGGTTTGATGACACAAAATGAATTGGATGAAGTAAGCAGTAAAGCCTTGGCGTTATTTGCATATGGGCAGGTAGGTCCCTCTGCTCCTGTTAATCACCTTTTCTTATGCTTCTTCACAAGATACACTTGGTTCAACAAACTTTGTCAAACTTCAGTGAAATGTGAACTTTTGGTCGCTTGTTCTTTTGTCTTACCAAAGAAAGGACATATAGATGCTTATCCTGCACTACATTACTGCATGTACATTGAAGGTTTAAAGTGTCAGATGATTTGTAATTAGTCTGCTAAACTGCAGGCTTTAACATGTAAGATTTTTGTTGAAACTTGTGATGAGCTTTAACAAATTCATAATCAAATTGTATCTTGGAAATCAAACTATTATGTTATTCTAATAATCATTTATCTATGTGGTTAGTGTTGATGATAAATTTATTACTTGCAGCAAGTGGCATTGGAGAATGGTCTGATTTTAGTTGACACAAAGTATGAATTTGGAAAGGGAGCTGATGGGACGATAATGTTGATTGATGAGGTGGGTTATGCTGTATGGCCTTCCTGAAACGTTATGCTATTTCACAATATAGTTGGCATGCTGTATTTGTAATCTTTGTACCTAcatctcatatatattttttgtttggagtgaaaattttcaaattatctTGTTAATTAACATTTTTCAAGAATATGCATTGCCTTGCTATTTTTCTTGTTGATTAGGATCGACAATATTAGAAGATCTTCAGCAATTGGTATGGAAGTTCTCAACGTTCCATCTTTACCTGGAGCATATCCTCCATCATCTTTTCTCTTCTGCAAGTTTCAAGTTAAACATTGGTTACTCAATTGGTCATATTTACCTATAAATAAAAGTGGAATAGTTAAATTGAGAAGTGTGTCAAAAGTTTTATCTTATTGCTTTGTGCCATTTGGATTAAGAGGTACATTCCATGAGACAATTATAAAACCAACTATAATTTATGGGTTGGAATGTTGGGTAATTGGAAATAACATAAACAAAAAATTAACAATATTGAGATgaaaatgttgagatggatgtgcaGGATtactagaaataatagaagaaaaaataattttatttgaagACAATTAGGTTTAGTCTCCATGGAGGAGGGTAAAACAATGAAAAACCCTACATGATGTGAAAATGTTTGGAGTAGGAGATGAATCAAATAAGAGCAATTGTGGATGGGAGGTAGAGGATGGTCTGAAAAAGCTTTATTAGAAATAATAACAAATTTTACTCTTTTTCAGTTTAACTATAGGGATATAATCGTATAAATAACTTAATGACAGGGAAAGATTCATGTAAACGGACTTGACTGATGGAACAACAAAGTTTGTTCTTGTATTCAATCAGTCAGTTAAAATTGTTTTGATCTTTCATCCAGGTTTTCCTAGGCATATTTTTTTCTACTACAAACCGTTGGCTTTTCTGTGCCTATAGATCTGTTGTGATGTCAAATTTTTTTATCTTCCAAGTTCCAACATCTAAACTAGAAATAATTAAGTTTAGATGCCCACTTAATTATCTACTTTTGTAGGATTGTACGATCATGAGTTAGATCCTTTGTTGGATTCTTGTTACATCTAACATCAATTCCCAATTTAGTTGTGAGATTCATTTTTAAAGGACCAGAACTCCAAAATTGTTACTGTCATTAATCCtgcatcccttttttttttccttcttggatttctatgcataatttttttatgttttctgCAGCCAGTCTTGAATCTGGTGAAATGAAGGTCGTATATGTTGCTGCAAACATTAGAAACCCTTTTTGCATCAACTTACCTGTTGTTGTTTGTACTAATATCATTGTTTCAATCCCCTTATCTGATTGACCGTCTTGCACTGTTTGTTACATGTGTCAGTCCCATTCACAGTTCTTAAAGTTGTTAATTTGAAAAAGACAATAGTAACTGTTTCTCATGGAGTAGCTTCAGATCTGTTTCTCTACAGTAGTGTCTTTTCCACAATGCCAAGTTAATTGCTAATTATAGTTGCATGACCAACTTACTGAACTTTCATTTGAATAAACTCCATTTGAGGATGGGGAAGTAATTGGGTTTTCCTTTCAAAAAAGTTTTCTGTTACACATAAAGCTAATATTCTTTGAGTATGGAATCTCAAATTTTCCCATGTGACACAGTAAAATTATTAACCATTAATTGAAGCATTGAACTCCACACATACATttattaacttttttttaatattgttaTTTATACCGAGCAACTTCTAATATTGTTCTCCTGCTGGCAAAATATTGATATGGAATCTGATAATTTAGGTGCATACCCCTGATTCAAGCAGATATTGGATTGCCAATTCTTATGAGAAGCAGTTTAATGCTGGCTGTGAACCTGAAAACGTTGACAAGGTGTGTGATGTAGGATTTTGATATACAGATTTGGGTTTTATCGTTTCTTATGTATTCCAACTTCCTTGTCTTCAATTTTACAAATGTTACTTGTAAAGACATCGTAGAATTTCTCATATATCTTAAAAAATGGTTCAGTTTGGAAGTTGCTGATGCCTTGGTATTTGGCATGTTCTTAGGAATTCCTAAGGTTGTGGTTTAAGGAACATTGCAATCCATACGAAGATGAGGTATATTGTGTACTAATTTCCAAAATTTGCATTTGTTGGAGTTGTCTGTCTCATTAACTTTGACCTTTTAGGTTCTCCCTGAGGCTCCTGAGGATCTTGTTTGTGAGCTTGCATGGCGGTAtattttcttttactcaaatcaagATATTAGCTTAATATTTTCTTGAAATAGAGAATAGAATGGATACTTTGTTCACATCATCATGATGCAGTGGTGGATTTAACTCTTTTTCCTAGCGAACTGGATAATATCGCCACAAAAAGCATATAAATCTAATTGTCGGTCATTCATTCCAAAATTCCATACAACAGAACAGGACAACATCTTCCACTCAACTGGCTTGTGCCCCCAGTGTTGAAGTCACACGAAGGCTTTCAACAAAGCCACATTCTAGAAGTTGTATCTTGACACATAATATATTGTATGTTACAAGGATCGCAGATCTAATATCATCTTGAGACGCACAACTTCACAAGTTTCTCAGAAGAGGAACATTATGGAGCATTCGTCATTTAAACTTTTATGCGATCACTTTAATTAGTTCAGCATTTTGTAAACATCTTTTCGAGTGATGTTCAAAAGCTAAAGCTTGCCATGTTATGGGAGTTGACGTTTGGTTGATGCCAATCTTCTTCTGAACATTGGTAACTGATGGcctatcatttcacaaatttggtttTCACATATGGCTGATTTAGGATTTTGCATGCAGGTACATCTTCCTCTTTGAAACCATCACAAATTCGAACTTCCAACTGCCTGTTACAGAGGTATTCCAGGACATAGTTTGGCTTCATATATTTACAGAGGTATTTAAGTGTCTTATTAAATCCTTGTACAGGAACCAATACATGATAGGATATCCAGGAACGTTTCCAGGGCACTATCAAGCATATAATTGTGGTGTTTCACCTATGGAGTTTCAACTGCTGTAAGTGCAGTTGCAGCTTATGCTGCAGATCATACTTGCATTTGGATCACAATAGTTCCTGGAAGATCCGGATCTCTTTTCTTGAACCTTCATGTGTTCCCCATACACCAATCAGTAACCACATGGCAGAACATGTAAACCATGCGTTGCTCAGTATAGTTCCAAACTTGTTCACATAGAATAAGTTCATGCCCTCAGATTGGAGGTCTTCTCTATTTAACAGATCGAGCATATACCATCTATTGTGGCAGAGTTGAAGGCTGTCGTTTATTTTGCTTGGAACACAAAACGAAAGTTGCTTCCATAGatttatttcttcttttcttattttcattGATCGATGGTGAAGTTGCCCTTCCACGcacattttttttttactttccatttcttatttttatgatgaaatctctCAAATAGGTGTCAATAAGAACGCTGCAAATGGATCAGCTGCATTATATTTGAGGGAGAAACCTTGGGTCCTTCCAGGCGACATCAAAGAGACTGCAGGTAAAAATCTACAGAGCTCTCTTTTGATACTCTCATCATCACTACTATAGTCTCTTTGCCATTCTTCTCTATTTTCTTCTAAATTTTATCAGGTTCGGTGCTAATACACTCTAATTATTCTCTCTGATACAAATTAAGTCTCAATTGTTGGAGTCATTGAAGTCATTTCCTTGAATCTTTTTCTTGTATTGTTTTGTTGACTTGGGTGTAATACGCATGTGTTATATCCCAAAATATTAAAATCTGGTTGTCTAAGTTGCAAGGAATAAAGTgtggaaaaaaaaatcattctttaaataatttaaattgtgGCAGCCAGATAGAAGCAATAGATTGTCCAAATCAGCTCATGCTTCGATGCTCAATAAATCGGTGGCGGCCGTAGACCGAGCAGAAAGTACTTTAAaaagaatattctttttttttaaggaTGGAttcatgaaaacaaaaaaaaaaactttctttgAGAAATTTTTAGTGTcttaacttaaaaaaaaaattatagaatatcttgtatcataaaaaattatagaatattttttattattttatccttACCCTCTCGTTTGACTGACGTACCTCAGCCTTTGTCATAGTTTCGCGATCCTCTTTCCTTATCGAGGACGAGACCTTTTACGCAAGCATAACGATAAGAAAGACGTGGCATAAAGGCGATGGAAAGCTAAGACAATGACACACGGGGGTAGTGGACGACGATAATAAGACAATGACACACGGGGGTAGTGGACGACGATAATGTAGAGGTAAAAATCTTTTCATGTGATCATGGGTGTTTTATGAGAAtttcttaaatatattatttaaaaaatattttttttaataatttttttttaatatgtaaattgactgagaagttatgattagggTATGATTCAAAATCTATTTATGTGTTTATTTATATTAATGCTATTTATATTTCCATTAATGTAACTTGCTACTTCATTTTGAATTTActtactttttaatattttttaacaacTATATATAAAATTGACTATTGGGCAAtttatcaaaacaaaaaaaaactgaaGCTTTTATATTTACAAAGGAGTATTTTTCTAGACTTTGACCAAAATACcttcaataaaataaaaaataatgattgtccctcaataaagaaaaaaaaatcttaactaTTCAATTTGATTTAATTAAGTTATAGATTATCCTTTGATTTTTCTAAATTACCCCAAACTATATCTCCACTCCTTCCCCTAAGCATTAGCTTCCTCCTCATTCTCCCCCTTAGCATCCTCCCACCACTCTATCATCATCTCCTTCTCTCACTATGtcgtctccctctctctcttaggCTTCCTTTTCCTCTTCGCCTTTCGACTTCTCCTCCCTCCTCATCCACCTCTCCACctccttttttttatcttctaattCTCCTCCACCACTCCTAGTTTATCTATAAAAGTCATTACATTTGGATTATACTTATttacaaaatatattaaaaatatctattttttattttaaaattatcgtaaatttatcataaaactataaaaaatcaattatcctaaaaatatatcaattttcatataaaattatcttaaattatcTACAAAAATTATTACACTCGAATTATACTCGCGTCTTATACTTAGGTTATACTCTTTCACAtaacatattaaaaaatttattaatttttatataaatttttttctagatttatcataaaactaaAAAGCTCAAGTTGtcctataaatattatatatatatataattatccaaaaatatatttttatattaactcGATTGATTTACAATAAAGTTCCACTCATTCACATCACATGTTTAaaacatattaatttttatataaatttatcttaAATTCAACAAATAACTAATCACAAAATCCTATATTTCATAATTTCTCttttatttattgatttagttACACTCAAAATTGAAATAAGTTACCTTCGATTAATTaacttattttaatattaatatttttttaggatAATTAATGATCAAAACCGTGAGAATTCTATTATAATTTGATGCTAACAAAAAaatttgttaattttattttaaataaattttttaaattaatttatataaaaaaattaatatattattattattattatatattatgtaAACGAGTATAACTCGATTAAAACCTAAATGTAACTTGAATACAAGGGATTCGACCTGATCCGACTCGACTCGATCGATATAAAGTAATCTAATTCAAATCTATATGATATAAACTAAATCGATTCACAGATCAATCAGAAACAATCTAGTTTAAAGATATTAttggaatcaaaataaaaaaaaactaaatatagGATAAAAGCACAGGGCTTTTTTTTCCGATAAAACAGTCATTGATTATTCCCACTTTTCcgagttatattttttactcaaaaTTTAATCTTACATGATGCCACATCTTCATTAAATATTCAAGAGTTATTCTATTGAAAAAGCTCCAAGTGTTTGTTACCTCTAATTATATTTGGAGCTTACTATTCGCCTTCTTACTATTTAcaattcttttattatttataattcgtttaaaaaataataaaatattattattatattattctcTACCctctaattatatttttattctcatcttttcttttcttttttttcgttTTCCATATCTTTTGTCTATGCATGTAGTACCATCGGATCTCTCTATCACTCACACATCTTACTAGATAATTTGTAAAAACTCAAAATATAATATCTTCTGAGTTAATATATAATTGACTTAGAAAATGATGTcttttatgttattgtaaaatatacATAgtcctaaaaatattaaattatgataataaatataaaaaatatttcttttcttagTTTATAAATAGTAATCTCTTATTCATTTTTACATGCAAGCTTTTTTTTTATTCGGACGAAAGCAGTCCCGACTTTTACTAAAATGACTTGACTACATACGTTTactttctaataataataataataataataataataaaattacaaGAGATTCTCCCAAAGGGACATATCTTCTGTTGGGTCTCCCAACTTTGCTCACAGAATCAATCTGCTATACGAGATAGTTCAATAACGTTACTGCACATACCAATGAAAGGAACAGAAGACTGTTTGGCTTTTTGATTGATGAACTTCCTGCAAAATGATATGATAATGTTAGAACTGGTTCTACTAGTATCAAGGGAAGTATAAGTGagcatttataatttttattcaaCAAGCTTTCTTAATTAAACAAGCATATGGACAGTTGaagtagaaaattatttttcttatatgCTATTCCATGGATATTGTTTGTTCATTCACAACTGGAGGAAGGAATTAGTGGAATTCTGAAAATAGAAAACTACTGCAAGACTTCCTAAGCAGAATATGAGCTTTCTTCTCAAGCTCCAAAATGAAACATCTAAAAAAGTAAAAGTGTTCTTAGAAATTTCTGACTGTAATTAGTTTCCGTAGCGTTTTAGTGTAACCGAGGTTTGTATTCATGAGACAGCAAATAGGTTTTATGTGGTACATGTTCTTATACCAAAGTCGGAATATGAATGCCAGAAGATCTGGATGTTTCAAATGAACAAACACAAATATATGAATGCTGAAACAGCAATCAGAATGAGATGTGTACCTACCGAAAAGAAGATAATGGTTTTTGATATTCCACTCAAAATCCCAATGCATTCTGTCATTCTTCAGTGTCCAGTAAGACCAACCAAAAGAAGCATCATCAAAGGCATCTAATTGAGCCATACCAAACATCTGATATTGGGACTGCGAGGCATTTGTCACATTCCATTCATTTACCCACTCACCTGGATGATGCACATCATGTATGTATATTAGGCATAGCTTCTAAAACGCAAGCCGGCTAAAAGATGTCATTTCTGCAAAGAATTAATTTTTTGCATAGCAGAGGAGAAAAAGATAAGAACATGAGCATTGTCCTGAGCACAATGGTAAAGCACCAAATAATGGAGATTCATACAGTACTATGGCATTGGAGAACAAAACAAACTGGTAATGCATGTAGATGTAATCATGGTGTGAGGCATCAAGCAGAATTTTAGTAATTGATAATGCTCAGATAAAAGGCAGGCACATACATTCAGGATTATATAAATGTTAAGATTTTTAGTTTCCTAATACTCAGTTGACTCAAAAGTATAACTGACATATTCCATAGAATATTATACTGCAGTCTTAGATATAAAAGCACGAACCAGAAAAGCTTACCAACGTAGACAAGAGGTCCATTTGCACTGTTCAGTGCCTGCAATTGTGGCACTCTCTTGTCATATATGTATTGAATATTCTCTGTTGCGTCCATGTTGCTAAAATATGGATCAAAGAGATTATAATAGTGCAAGTCAACGACAATATTTGACACTCCAATATTTGCCTGATAAAGCTCCATCGGATCTGCATTTCCTATTCTTTGACAGACTATAACATAAACTGTCGAAGAGTAGTTCCGAACAATATGGTACCCTCTTGTGTAATAAGAAACCAAAACATCAAGTGGAACTGCAGCTGCAGAAGGCTCATTTAAAAGTTCAATCCCTAACAGAGCAGGATGATTTGCATACCTGCAAATGATGGAACCAAATGTAACATTGATATCAGCCAGCCATAGGACTGGTTTTCTAATCCGCATTTTGTTAATGTCTCCTAATTTAATTGATATTTCTTTGGCACccgaacttattcaaaatgaaaatctTTTACTAGCTCAGTGATTTCTTTACATTACTGATGCAAGGAAACAAAATGTCGTAAACAAGAAGTTTGAATCAACAGTTATCTCAATTTGAAATTTTAAACTTCATGAGAAGGATAAAATGTAGTTTTTTTCAATCAGAAAAGCAGAatggtagcaacacaaaatcttaTGCTTCATAGGCATGACATGAGGATGTCATGGAAAATATCCAAGTAGATTATTATATAGTAAAAACGTTCTTGGTAGAGCATTTTCAGACCAACAAATATATGTTGAGGAAGTGGTTTAGGTTCCTTTGAAGGATTAATTGTAACTTAATGACGAGAACTTTCTGGAGAACTCCTGACTCTGATGGAACAATTCCTTTATAATATTAGTAACTGGCTTGTAGAATGACATGATCACAGTTGGACCAAAAGGAGAAAAATTACTGATTCCTGTTCTCTAGGCATGTCTCTTGAACTTCCAGCTCAACATGGACAATGGTGACATCCATTATTCAGTTTAAATGTCCACCATTATCATCGGAATTTAGCATCTGTCATCATCAATAATGTTGGATACACATCTGTGTTAAATATATATGCATAACATGGAGACttaaaaatatctttaattaGAGATGTCAAACATTAACAGTACAATAGAACTAGAAGTGGACTCTTTGATATCTGACGATCTGTAGTTTATTATTCCCGTAATTTGGCTTCTAGTGGCTTTAGACATGAGTATTTTATACTTAGTGAGTCTCTAGAGATGCTTATCAACATGGTAGTGCTGTTTTTCAATTGAGAGCATAGTTGGGGATATTAGGTACTTCATataatcaaaaggaaagaactgtTGTGCATATCAAAAGATTTCACAAATACATTATCTGAGTGTTCACTTCAGTGAGCTTCTAGACTTTGTGTAGATTCTCTTAAGCAACTACTCAACAGAAGTAATTAGTAATATTCGCTTCAGGATGCATGAACTTCCAAGGCATTAAAGACACCATagcaccttttttttttccagttTCAGATGTCAATTAATTATCAACCAAGAAAGAACCATGTACCTTGCTGACAGGAAATCGATCACATCCAGTGTTTGTGAGATGTAATCTGGTGTTGGCCAATCTACCGAACCATCTCGACTGGCACTATGTTCCATCCCATTCTGAGAACCAGGTGCAGCATGAAGATCAATGATGCATTTCAGGTCATGAGTCCTGCATTTAAAGTAACAATCATAATCTTCATACTATGGAAAATTGTAGAGCAGCACAGAAGTTTTAATGAGATAATCACTTAGTTGTCGCAAAGAAGAGCAAAAAAACAGTAGTACTTTGCCCATGAAAATGCTCTGTCCAGAGCTGCTAAGGATCCTCCAATGAAAGGAGCTGGTGGCTCAGGATCTTTTGCAATCCACCATCCAACAGGAATTCTAACAGTATTGATACCATGCCGAGATAGGAAAGCAAAATCTTCAGCAGTAATGAAGTTGTTTCTGTGGTTCTGGACATCAGATTACAATAGTTTGTTTGCAAGAAGCAGCAAGTAAATACTTCAAATCAATATGGATGAAAAAAAGACATCTCGAACAACACTTATAGGAGGCAATATGAAAGCCTACCGCATAGATAAGGAATAACAATAAAGACTTTGATATGGTCAATCGAGCAAAAAATGTCTCACTCTTACCGTCAGGACCTCTTGAGCTTTTTCGTGTCCAAATCCATTAGCAAGCTGAAAATCTCCATGCAAGTTGTTGGCAACAACTGTCATTTCAAATGTTGCTTCATTATCATCCCATCCTGGATCACCTTGATGATtcacatcgagctggttattcaCTGTTGCCTAAAAGAGATTTTACAAATTTGAGATATTTAAcctttttctattctttttgAAATATTCCACCAAAAATAATTGACAACACCAGCATGTTAATGCAAATTGCGATTAAGAGCCACAAACAATACCTGTACATAGTTACCATTTAAAAGCTTGATGTGAATCTTTGTATTATTTCTTTCGATGTAAAAGGTCTCATTCATGGCTGGTGAATCTGCTGTTGCGGAAATTGAACTTCCTCCATTATTTGATGTTAAAAATTGACCTCCAAAGCAACTAAATTGAAATTCTACTTCAGATACTCGCCATAGCTGGTGGAAAGCATCTTCAGTCAGAGTAGTTATCATGTTAGGACCAAAAATTTTCTAACTAATGAGCAATTTGGCAAAACTAAGATCACAGGATAGTTGCAAACAGTGAAAAAATTTAGATCGAAGAAATACTAAACTAAATTTACAGATATTCTTATTAAGAAAATTAGAAACAAAAACCATTAACTGACTAGCAATAAGTGCCACAATAGATATGCTCAATTGACAAGATGTCAACCCTTCTGTGATGGCACAATTTGCATATCCATGCCCCATTATGTTCAAGTAATGCTTGCCTCTTTGTGGCTGAGACCGAGTTGTGTGGTCCTTGCCCGAGATTTTATGCTAAATAATTCAACTTGTACAATTACTATATCCtctagtttcacaaatagaatttTGCACCAGCATAGAACAGCCACTGCTTAAATATTTTGTACAATGTCTAGGCCAATTCTTAATGTCTTTTTCCACAAGCAAATAGTGTGCCTGAGCTACATGGTGTAAGTGACATATAGATTTAATCATTGATGTCTCAAACCTTGCATAGTCTAAAATAATGTTTGGATAGCATATTTAAAAAGCTTCAGTACTTGGTTTAAAAAGCTAACCgtccatagatatgcaaggttaaAACCTCAAACATCTGTCTCATCGTCGTCAGCAAACAATAACTATTATCTGTAAAGTTGAGCTTTCATTCAAATATTGTGTCAAAATTTATCTTCTTAGGGAATCTTAGCTACAAAAGATTTTTAACAAATAAAGTATGTTTTAACTTTTAGCAATACTTATCTTGTTAACACCATGAGTTTCCAGTTATCCAGATCAGACACCATAAGGCAACAGAGAAAGGGAAGACATGGCATCCATTCTGAGAAATTCTATACTAACTCGAGAACAGAGAGCACCTTGAAGGTCTCCCATGATGATGCGACGTCTCTGTCGATAGTCACATTTCCGCCTCC
This DNA window, taken from Musa acuminata AAA Group cultivar baxijiao chromosome BXJ3-7, Cavendish_Baxijiao_AAA, whole genome shotgun sequence, encodes the following:
- the LOC135584433 gene encoding probable glucan 1,3-beta-glucosidase A isoform X1; the encoded protein is MRRDRWRGGSEETTKGSSFDSFWLVMARQGSKKSSLRALWSPVGPRLLITTMEVIHCSVLASGFLMVLLLLFRLSHSSVDGFSKVRGVNLGGWLVVEGWIKPSLFDGIPNGDMLDGTQVQLKSVALQKYVSAADGGGGNVTIDRDVASSWETFKLWRVSEVEFQFSCFGGQFLTSNNGGSSISATADSPAMNETFYIERNNTKIHIKLLNGNYVQATVNNQLDVNHQGDPGWDDNEATFEMTVVANNLHGDFQLANGFGHEKAQEVLTNHRNNFITAEDFAFLSRHGINTVRIPVGWWIAKDPEPPAPFIGGSLAALDRAFSWAKTHDLKCIIDLHAAPGSQNGMEHSASRDGSVDWPTPDYISQTLDVIDFLSARYANHPALLGIELLNEPSAAAVPLDVLVSYYTRGYHIVRNYSSTVYVIVCQRIGNADPMELYQANIGVSNIVVDLHYYNLFDPYFSNMDATENIQYIYDKRVPQLQALNSANGPLVYVGEWVNEWNVTNASQSQYQMFGMAQLDAFDDASFGWSYWTLKNDRMHWDFEWNIKNHYLLFGSSSIKKPNSLLFLSLVCAVTLLNYLV
- the LOC135584433 gene encoding probable glucan 1,3-beta-glucosidase A isoform X2, whose translation is MEVIHCSVLASGFLMVLLLLFRLSHSSVDGFSKVRGVNLGGWLVVEGWIKPSLFDGIPNGDMLDGTQVQLKSVALQKYVSAADGGGGNVTIDRDVASSWETFKLWRVSEVEFQFSCFGGQFLTSNNGGSSISATADSPAMNETFYIERNNTKIHIKLLNGNYVQATVNNQLDVNHQGDPGWDDNEATFEMTVVANNLHGDFQLANGFGHEKAQEVLTNHRNNFITAEDFAFLSRHGINTVRIPVGWWIAKDPEPPAPFIGGSLAALDRAFSWAKTHDLKCIIDLHAAPGSQNGMEHSASRDGSVDWPTPDYISQTLDVIDFLSARYANHPALLGIELLNEPSAAAVPLDVLVSYYTRGYHIVRNYSSTVYVIVCQRIGNADPMELYQANIGVSNIVVDLHYYNLFDPYFSNMDATENIQYIYDKRVPQLQALNSANGPLVYVGEWVNEWNVTNASQSQYQMFGMAQLDAFDDASFGWSYWTLKNDRMHWDFEWNIKNHYLLFGSSSIKKPNSLLFLSLVCAVTLLNYLV
- the LOC135642132 gene encoding phosphoribosylaminoimidazole-succinocarboxamide synthase, chloroplastic-like isoform X1, with translation MAASSAPPAAQNPLKTLRNASFRRPCRLRIVSPARPPPISALASSHSTAAASPLSADARHRDDVLRAARAALSNCLSETYLDRTVPGLSSKARGKVRDIYDAEDHLVLVTTDRQSAFDRVLASIPFKGQVLNETSLWWFNKTQHITPNAVVSAPDSNVTIAKRCSVFPVEFVVRGFVTGSTDTSLWTVYNKGVRNYCGNVLPEGMVKNQRLPANILTPTTKAVDHDVPVSPDEIIQLGLMTQNELDEVSSKALALFAYGQQVALENGLILVDTKYEFGKGADGTIMLIDEVHTPDSSRYWIANSYEKQFNAGCEPENVDKEFLRLWFKEHCNPYEDEVLPEAPEDLVCELAWRYIFLFETITNSNFQLPVTEVFQDIVWLHIFTEVSIRTLQMDQLHYI
- the LOC135642132 gene encoding phosphoribosylaminoimidazole-succinocarboxamide synthase, chloroplastic-like isoform X2, with protein sequence MAASSAPPAAQNPLKTLRNASFRRPCRLRIVSPARPPPISALASSHSTAAASPLSADARHRDDVLRAARAALSNCLSETYLDRTVPGLSSKARGKVRDIYDAEDHLVLVTTDRQSAFDRVLASIPFKGQVLNETSLWWFNKTQHITPNAVVSAPDSNVTIAKRCSVFPVEFVVRGFVTGSTDTSLWTVYNKGVRNYCGNVLPEGMVKNQRLPANILTPTTKAVDHDVPVSPDEIIQLGLMTQNELDEVSSKALALFAYGQQVALENGLILVDTKYEFGKGADGTIMLIDEVHTPDSSRYWIANSYEKQFNAGCEPENVDKEFLRLWFKEHCNPYEDEVLPEAPEDLVCELAWRYIFLFETITNSNFQLPVTEEPIHDRISRNVSRALSSI